The Micromonospora krabiensis genome window below encodes:
- a CDS encoding PASTA domain-containing protein: MSDERQGPPTGDHDGDETRPLPRPADEPSDRTQRLPAPGGPADADQTRPTSPAPSRPGPPGETTSPGRPVDETAPSGPDETAPLDRQPDETAPIGRPADRTRSHDRTPPADPTAPLPPERSAPWSGRAEVPPPRPADYRDPATEWYAEDQGGRRWWLPILWGILALLLVALLGTAVWLVLSADEDRPGPEPTLSPSLTTAARTSAAPTSEAPTSEPPSSAPPTTEAAGIPVPPVTGLPQETAESLLDRLGISHRVQFRPSELPPGVVIGSEPGPGELVTDDEEVLLLVSQADPSPSPETSTPTPTTTATP, encoded by the coding sequence ATGAGCGACGAGCGCCAGGGACCGCCGACCGGGGACCACGACGGCGACGAGACCCGGCCCCTGCCCCGCCCGGCCGACGAGCCGTCCGACCGCACGCAGCGGCTGCCCGCCCCGGGCGGGCCGGCCGACGCCGACCAGACCCGGCCCACGTCGCCGGCACCGTCCAGGCCGGGCCCTCCCGGCGAGACGACCTCGCCGGGCCGTCCCGTCGACGAGACCGCCCCGTCGGGCCCGGACGAGACCGCCCCGCTCGACCGTCAGCCGGACGAGACCGCGCCCATCGGGCGGCCGGCGGACCGCACCCGGTCGCACGACCGCACGCCGCCGGCGGATCCGACCGCGCCGCTGCCGCCGGAGCGGTCCGCGCCGTGGTCGGGGCGCGCCGAGGTGCCGCCACCCCGACCGGCCGACTACCGGGATCCGGCCACCGAGTGGTACGCCGAGGACCAGGGCGGCCGGCGTTGGTGGCTGCCGATCCTCTGGGGCATCCTGGCGTTGCTGCTGGTCGCGTTGCTCGGCACTGCGGTGTGGCTGGTGCTCAGCGCCGACGAGGACCGGCCCGGCCCGGAGCCCACCCTGTCGCCGTCGCTGACCACGGCGGCCCGCACGAGTGCCGCGCCGACGTCGGAGGCGCCGACGAGCGAGCCGCCCAGCAGCGCGCCACCGACCACCGAGGCGGCCGGCATACCCGTGCCACCGGTGACGGGGCTGCCGCAGGAAACCGCGGAGTCACTCCTCGACCGGTTGGGGATCAGTCACCGGGTGCAGTTCCGGCCGTCCGAGCTGCCACCGGGAGTGGTCATCGGCAGCGAGCCCGGGCCGGGTGAGCTGGTGACCGACGACGAGGAGGTCCTGCTCCTGGTCTCCCAGGCCGACCCGTCTCCGTCGCCGGAGACGTCCACACCGACCCCGACGACGACCGCCACGCCCTGA
- a CDS encoding YceI family protein has translation MTSSTESVTRDWEGLTIPTPGTYLLDAAHARVGFVARHMMVSKVRGQFADATATITVAENPLESSVTATMQAASIDTNQADRDGHLRSGEFLDVEKYPTLEFRSTGVKSHSGNEFVLVGELTVKDVTRPVELEVEFEGVGRSPFGQDIFGFSASTEIDREEFGLTWNVALETGGVLVSRKIKIEIEGEAIRQA, from the coding sequence ATGACCAGCAGCACCGAGTCGGTCACCCGCGACTGGGAGGGTCTCACCATCCCCACCCCCGGCACCTACCTGCTGGACGCCGCGCACGCGCGGGTCGGCTTCGTCGCGCGCCACATGATGGTGAGCAAGGTCCGCGGGCAGTTCGCCGACGCCACCGCCACGATCACCGTCGCCGAGAACCCGCTGGAGTCCTCGGTCACCGCGACCATGCAGGCCGCCAGCATCGACACCAACCAGGCCGACCGGGACGGGCACCTGCGCAGCGGCGAATTCCTCGACGTCGAGAAGTACCCGACGCTGGAGTTCCGCAGCACCGGCGTCAAGTCCCACAGCGGCAACGAGTTCGTGCTCGTCGGCGAGCTGACCGTCAAGGACGTCACCCGGCCGGTCGAGCTGGAGGTCGAGTTCGAGGGCGTGGGCCGCAGCCCCTTCGGTCAGGACATCTTCGGGTTCTCCGCGAGCACCGAGATCGACCGTGAGGAGTTCGGTCTGACCTGGAACGTCGCCCTGGAGACGGGCGGCGTGCTGGTCAGCCGCAAGATCAAGATCGAGATCGAGGGCGAGGCCATCCGCCAGGCCTGA
- a CDS encoding helix-turn-helix domain-containing protein, whose product MSERRSPTIRRRRLGAELRRQRESAGITIEVVAEQLECSASKISRIETGHTTATPRDVRDMLRIYGVVGAESDELVQIAREARQKGWWHPYSTVLVGAYVGLEAAASSIRAYEQQVVPGLLETEEYASAMIRAARPDFTPDQVAQRVRVRLGRQSLLTQDDPVDLWVVLDEAVVSRPVGGDEVMRGQLKRLVEVAELPNVTLQILPFEVGAHAGMDGTFTILSFPEPGDPDVVYAENATGGLFLEKSDELQKYSFIFDHIRAAAIRPEESVAHIAKLAEEPLWKWRPRGSP is encoded by the coding sequence GTGAGTGAACGGCGCAGCCCGACGATCCGGCGTCGGCGGCTCGGCGCGGAACTGCGCCGGCAGCGAGAGTCGGCGGGCATCACCATCGAGGTGGTGGCCGAGCAGTTGGAGTGCTCGGCTTCCAAGATCTCCCGCATCGAGACCGGCCACACCACGGCGACACCCCGCGACGTGCGGGACATGCTCCGGATCTACGGGGTGGTCGGCGCCGAGAGCGACGAGTTGGTCCAGATCGCCCGGGAGGCCCGGCAGAAGGGCTGGTGGCACCCCTACAGCACCGTCCTGGTCGGCGCGTACGTCGGGCTCGAGGCGGCGGCCAGCTCCATCCGGGCGTACGAGCAGCAGGTCGTGCCCGGTCTCCTGGAGACCGAGGAGTACGCCAGTGCGATGATCCGGGCTGCCCGGCCGGACTTCACGCCGGACCAGGTCGCACAACGTGTCCGTGTCCGGCTCGGTCGACAGTCGTTGCTGACACAGGATGATCCGGTCGATCTGTGGGTGGTGCTCGATGAGGCGGTGGTGAGCCGTCCGGTGGGCGGGGACGAGGTGATGCGTGGCCAGCTCAAGCGGCTGGTCGAGGTCGCCGAACTGCCGAACGTGACGTTGCAGATCCTGCCGTTCGAGGTAGGGGCGCACGCCGGCATGGACGGGACCTTCACGATCCTCAGCTTCCCTGAGCCCGGTGATCCGGATGTCGTGTACGCGGAGAACGCCACGGGTGGGCTCTTCCTCGAGAAGAGCGACGAACTGCAGAAGTACAGCTTCATCTTCGATCACATCCGAGCAGCGGCCATTCGTCCGGAGGAGTCCGTCGCACACATCGCGAAACTGGCAGAGGAGCCGTTGTGGAAATGGCGACCAAGAGGTTCTCCGTGA
- a CDS encoding MarR family winged helix-turn-helix transcriptional regulator, with amino-acid sequence MNNELDDPRITAVGLLYEVHSGLSARFAAQFEEHDLSSVEFEVLTRLARSPDNRLRMTDLAAQTSLSTSGVTRVVDRMERDGLLVRSACPTDRRSSYAVVTAAGMQRLEDVLPGHLRIIEEWFTGQLDPEGLRALLDGLRRVRDAVHPCATAGSVGHPEDQPADDPAAAPPR; translated from the coding sequence GTGAACAACGAGTTGGACGACCCTCGGATCACCGCCGTCGGTCTCCTCTACGAGGTGCACTCCGGGCTCTCCGCCCGGTTCGCCGCCCAGTTCGAGGAGCATGATCTCTCCTCGGTCGAGTTCGAGGTGCTGACCCGGCTGGCCCGGTCACCCGACAACCGGCTGCGGATGACCGACCTCGCGGCACAGACCTCCCTGTCCACCAGCGGCGTGACCCGCGTGGTCGACCGGATGGAGCGCGACGGTCTCCTCGTGCGCAGCGCCTGTCCCACCGACCGGCGCAGCTCGTACGCCGTCGTCACCGCCGCCGGCATGCAACGGCTGGAGGACGTGCTCCCCGGGCATCTGCGCATCATCGAGGAGTGGTTCACCGGTCAACTCGACCCGGAGGGCCTGCGGGCGCTGCTGGACGGGCTGCGGCGGGTGCGCGACGCCGTGCACCCCTGCGCGACCGCCGGCAGCGTCGGCCACCCGGAGGACCAGCCGGCCGACGATCCGGCCGCCGCGCCCCCTCGCTGA
- a CDS encoding acyl-CoA dehydrogenase family protein translates to MDFRLTEEQEALRESVRDFAREVVAPVIAEHYEKHTFPYEVIRQMGKMGLFGLPFPEEHGGMGGDYFALCLALEELARVDSSVAITLEAAVSLGAMPIYRFGTAEQKAQWLPKLLSGEALAGFGLTEPGTGSDAGGTQTRAVLDGDEWVINGSKAFITNSGTDITALVTVTAVTGVRADGSKELSTIIVPNGTPGFTVAPGYSKVGWTASDTHELTFDDCRVPAGNLLGERGRGFAQFLRILDEGRIAIAALAVGLAQGCVDESLRYAKERQAFGQSIGSYQAIQFKIADMEAKAHTARLAYYDAAARMLAGEPFKRQAAIAKLHASTIAVDNAREATQIHGGYGFMNEYPVARFWRDSKILEIGEGTSEVQRMIIARDLGL, encoded by the coding sequence ATGGACTTCCGGCTCACCGAGGAGCAAGAGGCACTGCGGGAGAGTGTGCGGGACTTCGCCCGCGAGGTGGTCGCTCCGGTCATCGCCGAGCACTACGAGAAGCACACCTTCCCGTACGAGGTGATCCGGCAGATGGGCAAGATGGGCCTGTTCGGGCTGCCCTTCCCGGAGGAGCACGGGGGCATGGGCGGCGACTACTTCGCGCTCTGCCTCGCTCTGGAGGAGTTGGCCCGGGTCGACTCCAGCGTGGCGATCACGCTGGAGGCCGCCGTCTCCCTCGGCGCCATGCCGATCTACCGCTTCGGCACGGCCGAGCAGAAGGCGCAGTGGCTGCCGAAGCTGCTCAGCGGTGAGGCACTGGCGGGGTTCGGGCTCACCGAGCCGGGCACCGGCTCCGACGCGGGCGGCACCCAGACCCGCGCCGTGCTGGACGGTGACGAGTGGGTCATCAACGGCTCCAAGGCGTTCATCACCAACTCGGGCACGGACATCACCGCCCTGGTGACGGTCACCGCGGTGACCGGGGTCCGCGCGGACGGCAGCAAGGAACTGTCCACGATCATCGTCCCCAACGGCACCCCCGGCTTCACCGTCGCGCCCGGCTACTCCAAGGTCGGCTGGACCGCGTCCGACACGCACGAGCTGACCTTCGACGACTGCCGGGTGCCGGCCGGCAACCTGCTCGGCGAGCGGGGCCGGGGCTTCGCGCAGTTCCTGCGCATCCTCGACGAAGGGCGCATCGCCATCGCCGCGCTGGCGGTCGGCCTCGCCCAGGGCTGTGTGGACGAGTCGCTGAGGTACGCGAAGGAGCGGCAGGCCTTCGGCCAGTCGATCGGCAGCTACCAGGCGATCCAATTCAAGATCGCGGACATGGAGGCGAAGGCGCACACCGCCCGGCTCGCCTACTACGACGCGGCGGCGCGGATGCTCGCGGGCGAGCCGTTCAAGCGGCAGGCGGCCATCGCCAAGCTCCACGCAAGCACGATCGCCGTGGACAACGCGCGCGAGGCCACCCAGATCCACGGCGGCTACGGCTTCATGAACGAGTACCCGGTCGCCCGCTTCTGGCGGGACTCCAAGATCCTGGAGATCGGCGAGGGCACCAGCGAGGTCCAGCGGATGATCATCGCCCGCGACCTCGGTCTCTGA
- a CDS encoding glutamate--cysteine ligase, which translates to MGRDVSQGAFTREDRVRYRQKVRRCLDVFALMLDDFGFDADRPMTGLEIELNLVDSAAEPAMRNEEILANIADPLFQTELGQFNLELNALPRLIEGAGFADYEQDLRSSLSRADERAAKSDAKIVLVGILPTLTEGHLVADNLSTNERYRVLNDQIVGARGEDIELDIRGVERLQTHTDSIAPEAACTSLQFHLQVAPDSFADYWNASQAIAGVQVAIGANSPFLYGRQLWAETRIALFEQATDTRPDELKAQGVRPRVWFGERWITSIFDLFEENVRYFPPLLPICEDEDPVEVLHAGGVPQLGELRLHNGTVYRWNRPVYDIMDGRPHLRVENRVLPAGPTVVDMLANAAFYFGLARALAEADRPIWSQLTFSSAEENFHAAARRGMDAVLHWPRLGDVPVTQLVLDVLLPKAAAGLDGFGVAPAERDRLLGVIEQRCRTGRNGAVWQTEAVWAAERRRGMDRAAALHDMVQRYAELQRSNEPVHTWPVD; encoded by the coding sequence ATGGGCAGGGACGTCTCGCAGGGCGCCTTCACCCGCGAGGACCGGGTCCGCTACCGGCAGAAGGTCCGGCGCTGCCTGGACGTCTTCGCGCTGATGCTGGACGACTTCGGCTTCGACGCCGACCGGCCGATGACCGGGCTGGAGATCGAGCTGAACCTGGTCGACTCGGCCGCCGAGCCGGCCATGCGCAACGAGGAGATCCTCGCCAACATCGCCGACCCGCTCTTCCAGACCGAGCTGGGGCAGTTCAACCTGGAGCTGAACGCGCTGCCCCGGCTGATCGAGGGCGCCGGCTTCGCCGACTACGAGCAGGACCTTCGCAGCAGCCTGTCCCGCGCGGACGAACGGGCCGCCAAGTCGGACGCCAAGATCGTGCTGGTCGGCATCCTGCCCACCCTGACCGAGGGGCACCTCGTCGCCGACAATCTCTCCACCAACGAGCGCTACCGGGTGCTCAACGACCAGATCGTCGGCGCCCGGGGCGAGGACATCGAGCTCGACATCCGGGGTGTCGAGCGGTTGCAGACCCACACCGACTCGATCGCGCCGGAGGCGGCCTGCACGAGCCTCCAGTTCCACCTCCAGGTGGCGCCGGACAGCTTCGCGGACTACTGGAACGCGTCCCAGGCCATCGCCGGCGTCCAGGTGGCGATCGGCGCGAACTCCCCGTTCCTCTACGGCCGGCAACTCTGGGCCGAGACCCGGATCGCCCTGTTCGAGCAGGCCACCGATACCCGGCCCGACGAGCTCAAGGCCCAGGGCGTACGCCCCCGGGTGTGGTTCGGCGAGCGCTGGATCACCTCGATCTTCGACCTGTTCGAGGAGAACGTCCGCTACTTCCCGCCGCTGCTGCCGATCTGTGAGGACGAGGACCCGGTGGAGGTGCTGCACGCCGGCGGTGTGCCGCAGCTCGGCGAGCTGCGCCTGCACAACGGCACGGTCTACCGGTGGAACCGTCCGGTCTACGACATCATGGACGGTCGCCCGCACCTGCGGGTCGAGAACCGCGTGCTGCCAGCCGGCCCGACGGTGGTGGACATGCTGGCCAACGCCGCCTTCTACTTCGGCCTGGCGCGGGCGCTCGCCGAGGCGGACCGGCCGATCTGGAGCCAGCTCACCTTCAGCTCCGCCGAGGAGAACTTCCACGCCGCCGCCCGGCGTGGCATGGACGCCGTCCTGCACTGGCCCCGGCTCGGCGACGTGCCGGTGACCCAGCTCGTCCTGGACGTCCTGCTGCCCAAGGCCGCCGCCGGCTTGGACGGGTTCGGTGTCGCGCCGGCCGAACGGGACCGGCTGCTCGGCGTCATCGAGCAGCGCTGCCGGACGGGCCGCAACGGCGCGGTCTGGCAGACCGAGGCGGTCTGGGCCGCCGAACGCCGCCGGGGCATGGACCGCGCCGCGGCCCTGCACGACATGGTCCAGCGGTACGCCGAGCTGCAGCGCAGCAACGAGCCGGTGCACACCTGGCCGGTGGACTGA
- a CDS encoding DUF397 domain-containing protein, which produces MATKRFSVNLTQATWFKSSKSGPNCDNCVEVAYVTGAVGVRDSKDKSGPALVFAPGDWRAFVTHAREGAFDPA; this is translated from the coding sequence ATGGCGACCAAGAGGTTCTCCGTGAACCTGACGCAGGCAACGTGGTTCAAGAGCTCGAAGAGCGGGCCGAACTGTGACAACTGCGTGGAGGTGGCGTACGTGACCGGCGCGGTCGGAGTGCGGGACTCCAAGGACAAGTCCGGGCCGGCCCTGGTCTTCGCGCCCGGCGACTGGCGGGCGTTCGTCACCCACGCCCGGGAGGGCGCGTTCGACCCGGCCTGA
- a CDS encoding ATP-binding protein encodes MTPANDRSTAQGGRVGLPDLLRGHRLAAGLTQAELAARARVGVRTVRDLERGRSSRPQRTTVDLLADALDLDGATRAAFVTAARGPSAEAPSAAPPAPADGGEPVSAGAPIALPPPVELIGRDRDVAELVDMLSDETGPRLVSLVGLAGVGKTALALTVAHSVAGNHPGGVAGVLIGEGSDGPDVLAASVAVHGAARVSELTARVAGRPALLLVDAAERAADPVAEAVHRLVAAVPSLRVLVTGRHPVGLPGERVWPVVPLEVPPPEADRSGSAALAAWPAVALFTARLAQVRREPPAPDELPALAALVRRLGGLPLAIELMAARGRILDLTELLDRYGDRVLDLAAPGDGGPHPGWERPLGPDPSRPAVAVTLRDAVAASYRLLAPDERAALRRLAAFGNRWSVDLAEEMLAADDDPDGTVAVDPVPLLDRLAELGLLGVRGSGRLRFRLLDAVRDFAAEQAAAAGELTCIRRRHAAVIARLVVRTAPDLVGARLPEAVRRLDEVSSDISSALAHAANDDPMTALRLAAGLSRWWRFRGRDVAGRQWLRRLLADPRTADADPLLRAWASVGVAQLAAEHGAGGEEVPTARDALDVFRRVGDVTGELAARTVLGVLLVGAGQQDEARDQAESVLRLAARNGRIRDMAVAQNHLAWHELRAADLTAARRRLAAVDRLAVQCGERRLRVLALANLAEVARLEGRYADAVDQGRRAAAMLAELGDPGHRRRVLGRVGMALAQDGRAAEAVEVLAELRAFGPTTVGRPTRRDNPVPRQRTASQTVHPGGWSGGAHPEEGICALIEGNLALHRGDRELAAEWFAAAVEAGAEGQDRRDVVEALVGLAASTGDPAVLDRLDRACQEDGIRLLPQEEGLLYALVVTWGGPSH; translated from the coding sequence ATGACTCCGGCAAATGATCGATCGACCGCTCAGGGTGGTCGTGTCGGTCTGCCGGACCTGCTGCGTGGGCACCGGCTGGCCGCCGGGCTGACCCAGGCCGAGCTGGCGGCCCGCGCCCGCGTCGGCGTACGGACCGTGCGTGACCTGGAGCGCGGCCGCTCCTCCCGACCGCAGCGGACGACGGTCGACCTGCTGGCCGACGCGCTCGACCTCGACGGTGCCACCCGGGCGGCCTTCGTCACGGCCGCCCGGGGCCCGTCCGCCGAGGCGCCGTCCGCCGCGCCACCCGCCCCGGCCGACGGCGGTGAACCGGTCTCGGCGGGCGCGCCGATCGCGCTACCGCCGCCCGTCGAGCTGATCGGGCGGGACCGTGACGTGGCCGAACTCGTGGACATGCTCAGCGACGAGACGGGCCCCCGGCTGGTGAGCCTGGTCGGGCTGGCCGGCGTGGGCAAGACCGCGCTGGCCCTGACCGTGGCGCACTCCGTCGCCGGCAACCACCCCGGTGGCGTGGCGGGGGTCCTCATCGGCGAGGGTTCGGACGGGCCGGACGTACTCGCCGCCTCGGTGGCCGTCCACGGCGCGGCCCGTGTCTCGGAGCTGACCGCCCGGGTGGCCGGCCGCCCGGCGCTGCTCCTCGTCGACGCCGCCGAGCGCGCGGCCGACCCGGTGGCCGAGGCGGTGCACCGGCTGGTGGCCGCGGTGCCGTCGCTGCGGGTGCTGGTCACCGGCCGGCATCCGGTCGGCCTGCCCGGCGAGCGGGTCTGGCCGGTCGTACCGCTGGAGGTGCCGCCGCCGGAGGCCGACCGATCCGGGTCGGCGGCGCTGGCCGCCTGGCCGGCGGTCGCGCTGTTCACCGCCCGTCTCGCCCAGGTACGCCGCGAGCCGCCCGCCCCCGACGAACTGCCCGCCCTGGCCGCGCTGGTCCGGCGGCTCGGCGGGTTGCCGCTCGCCATCGAGCTGATGGCCGCCCGGGGCCGCATCCTCGACCTCACCGAGCTGCTCGACCGGTACGGCGACCGCGTCCTCGACCTGGCCGCGCCCGGCGACGGCGGGCCGCACCCCGGATGGGAGCGGCCCCTCGGCCCGGACCCGTCCCGCCCGGCGGTGGCGGTCACCCTGCGCGACGCGGTGGCGGCCAGCTACCGGTTGCTGGCCCCGGACGAGCGGGCCGCCCTCCGCCGGCTGGCCGCGTTCGGCAACCGCTGGTCGGTGGACCTGGCGGAGGAGATGCTCGCCGCCGACGACGATCCGGACGGGACGGTCGCCGTCGACCCGGTGCCGCTGCTGGACCGGCTCGCGGAGCTCGGCCTGTTGGGCGTACGGGGCTCCGGGCGGCTCCGGTTCCGCCTGCTCGACGCCGTCCGTGACTTCGCCGCCGAGCAGGCGGCGGCCGCCGGAGAGTTGACCTGCATCCGGCGTCGCCACGCGGCGGTGATCGCCCGTCTGGTGGTGCGCACCGCCCCGGATCTGGTCGGCGCCCGGCTTCCCGAGGCGGTACGCCGGCTCGACGAGGTGAGCAGTGACATCAGCTCCGCCCTGGCCCACGCGGCCAACGACGACCCGATGACCGCCCTGCGCTTGGCGGCGGGGCTGTCCCGCTGGTGGCGGTTCCGGGGTCGGGACGTGGCCGGACGGCAGTGGCTGCGCCGGCTGTTGGCCGATCCGCGGACCGCCGACGCCGATCCGCTGCTGCGGGCGTGGGCGTCGGTCGGGGTGGCCCAGCTCGCCGCCGAGCACGGGGCGGGTGGGGAGGAGGTGCCCACGGCGCGCGATGCCCTCGACGTGTTCCGTCGGGTGGGCGACGTGACCGGCGAGCTGGCCGCGCGTACGGTGCTCGGCGTCCTGCTGGTCGGTGCCGGGCAGCAGGACGAGGCGCGGGATCAGGCGGAGTCGGTGCTGCGGCTGGCCGCGCGCAACGGGCGGATCCGCGACATGGCGGTGGCGCAGAACCATCTCGCCTGGCACGAGCTTCGGGCCGCCGACCTCACGGCGGCCCGCCGTCGCCTCGCCGCGGTGGACCGGCTCGCCGTCCAGTGTGGCGAGCGGCGGCTCCGGGTGCTGGCGCTGGCCAACCTGGCCGAGGTGGCGCGCCTCGAGGGCCGGTACGCCGACGCCGTCGACCAGGGCCGCCGTGCGGCGGCAATGCTCGCGGAGTTGGGTGACCCCGGCCATCGGCGCCGGGTGCTCGGTCGGGTCGGCATGGCGCTCGCCCAGGACGGGCGCGCGGCGGAGGCCGTCGAGGTCCTGGCGGAGCTGCGCGCGTTCGGGCCGACGACGGTCGGGCGGCCGACTCGGCGGGACAACCCCGTGCCCCGGCAGCGGACCGCGTCGCAGACCGTCCACCCGGGTGGGTGGAGCGGAGGCGCCCACCCCGAGGAGGGCATCTGCGCGCTGATCGAGGGCAACCTCGCGCTGCACCGGGGCGACCGGGAGCTGGCGGCGGAGTGGTTCGCGGCGGCCGTCGAGGCGGGCGCGGAGGGGCAGGACCGGCGGGACGTGGTCGAGGCGCTGGTCGGGCTGGCCGCCAGCACCGGCGACCCGGCGGTGCTGGACCGCCTGGATCGGGCGTGCCAGGAGGACGGGATCCGACTGCTGCCGCAGGAGGAGGGTCTGCTCTACGCGCTGGTCGTGACCTGGGGCGGCCCGAGCCACTGA
- a CDS encoding acyl-CoA carboxylase subunit beta → MTLDGEALEQLRKRARAGGADKYHAANAAKGKLFARERVALLVDEGSFVEDGLYANAMAEGLPADGVVTGTATIDGRQVCLMANDSTVKAGSWGARTVEKIIRIIERAYATGVPMVYLVDSAGARITDQVELFPGRRGAGKIFWNQVRASGSIPQVCALFGPSAAGGAYIPAFCDVVAMVDGNASMYLGSDRMVEMVTGEKTTLEAMGGAKVHCAESGVGHFLCKTEAEALDVVRRYLSYLPANWTQEPPTAAATPAPEKADLAALVPASERQAFDMRRYVKGLLDEGSFFEIQALWAKELTIGFGRLNGQVVGVVGNNSMFKGGVLFVDSADKATRFVQLCDAFNVPLLFLSDVPGFMVGSAVEKQGIIRHGAKMITAISEATVPKICVVVRKAYGAGLYAMAGPGFEPDATIALPTAKIAVMGAEAAVNAVYANKIAAIEDEAERAAFVAAKRAEYERDIDIVRLASELVVDAIVEPHDLRDELVRRFTAARGKERHFSRRRHGVTPV, encoded by the coding sequence GTGACGCTCGACGGTGAGGCACTGGAGCAGCTGCGCAAGCGCGCCCGCGCCGGCGGGGCGGACAAGTACCACGCGGCGAACGCCGCCAAGGGCAAGCTGTTCGCGCGGGAGCGGGTCGCGCTGCTGGTCGACGAGGGCAGCTTCGTCGAGGACGGCCTCTACGCCAACGCGATGGCCGAGGGCCTGCCCGCCGACGGCGTGGTCACCGGCACCGCCACGATCGACGGCCGCCAGGTGTGCCTGATGGCCAACGATTCGACCGTCAAGGCGGGCAGCTGGGGCGCGCGTACCGTCGAGAAGATCATCCGGATCATCGAGCGGGCCTACGCGACCGGCGTGCCGATGGTCTACCTGGTCGACTCGGCCGGCGCCCGGATCACCGACCAGGTAGAGCTCTTCCCCGGCCGTCGCGGCGCCGGCAAGATCTTCTGGAACCAGGTCCGCGCGTCCGGCTCGATCCCGCAGGTCTGCGCGCTGTTCGGCCCGAGCGCGGCCGGCGGGGCGTACATTCCGGCGTTCTGCGACGTGGTCGCCATGGTCGACGGTAACGCGAGCATGTACCTCGGCTCCGACCGGATGGTCGAGATGGTCACCGGCGAGAAGACCACCCTCGAAGCCATGGGTGGCGCCAAGGTCCACTGCGCCGAGTCCGGTGTCGGGCACTTCCTCTGCAAGACCGAGGCCGAGGCCCTCGACGTGGTGCGACGCTACCTGTCCTACCTGCCGGCCAACTGGACGCAGGAGCCGCCGACCGCCGCGGCCACGCCCGCGCCGGAGAAGGCCGACCTCGCCGCGCTGGTGCCGGCGAGCGAGCGGCAGGCGTTCGACATGCGGAGGTACGTCAAGGGCCTGCTCGACGAGGGCTCCTTCTTCGAGATCCAGGCTCTGTGGGCCAAGGAGCTGACGATCGGCTTCGGCCGGCTGAACGGCCAGGTCGTCGGCGTGGTCGGCAACAACTCGATGTTCAAGGGCGGCGTGCTCTTCGTCGACTCCGCCGACAAGGCGACCCGGTTCGTGCAGCTCTGCGACGCGTTCAACGTGCCGCTGCTCTTCCTGAGCGACGTGCCCGGGTTCATGGTCGGCAGCGCGGTGGAGAAGCAGGGCATCATCCGGCACGGCGCCAAGATGATCACCGCGATCTCCGAGGCCACCGTGCCGAAGATCTGCGTCGTGGTCCGCAAGGCGTACGGCGCCGGCCTCTACGCGATGGCCGGGCCGGGCTTCGAGCCGGACGCCACGATCGCCCTGCCCACGGCCAAGATCGCCGTGATGGGCGCGGAGGCCGCGGTCAACGCCGTCTACGCCAACAAGATCGCCGCGATCGAGGACGAGGCCGAGCGGGCCGCGTTCGTGGCCGCCAAGCGCGCGGAGTACGAGCGCGACATCGACATCGTCCGGCTCGCCAGCGAACTGGTCGTCGACGCGATCGTTGAACCGCACGACCTGCGGGACGAGTTGGTCCGCCGGTTCACCGCCGCGCGCGGCAAAGAACGGCACTTCTCGCGGCGCCGGCACGGCGTCACCCCGGTCTGA
- a CDS encoding PASTA domain-containing protein yields MTDGNTGGAGEAGSSRLHLVLGGGLAAVLLAAIGATGGWVLAGEDDVPPENPLAVATATGGPSVAPTHRPTATRSTPSAPRTSASSGLTVPPVIGLDFVKARSELQGRRLGWRLVFGTGTGRTVERTSPEVGAEVKRGATVTLYVTGPAPTNTVPDLVGEDCGDAAEALGQEGFYPRYPSGRHGTVSRQDPVGGGTARWNDEVHIWCGDPTNDEPSTKPTP; encoded by the coding sequence GTGACGGACGGGAACACGGGCGGTGCCGGCGAGGCCGGATCGAGCCGGCTGCACCTGGTGCTCGGTGGTGGCCTGGCAGCGGTGCTGCTCGCCGCCATCGGCGCGACCGGTGGCTGGGTGCTGGCCGGCGAGGACGACGTACCCCCGGAGAATCCGCTCGCGGTGGCGACCGCGACCGGCGGTCCCAGCGTCGCGCCCACGCATCGGCCCACGGCCACCCGCAGCACCCCCTCGGCGCCCCGGACGTCCGCGTCCAGCGGGCTGACCGTTCCGCCGGTGATCGGGCTCGACTTCGTGAAGGCCCGGTCCGAGTTGCAGGGGCGGCGGCTGGGCTGGCGTCTGGTCTTCGGGACCGGCACCGGCCGTACGGTCGAACGGACCTCGCCGGAGGTCGGCGCCGAGGTGAAGCGCGGAGCGACGGTGACGCTCTACGTCACCGGGCCGGCCCCGACCAACACCGTGCCGGACCTCGTCGGCGAGGACTGCGGTGACGCGGCCGAGGCGTTGGGCCAGGAGGGCTTCTACCCGCGCTACCCGAGCGGGCGGCACGGCACCGTCAGCCGACAGGACCCGGTGGGGGGAGGCACGGCGCGCTGGAACGACGAGGTCCACATCTGGTGCGGGGACCCCACGAACGACGAACCGTCGACCAAGCCGACGCCGTGA